Genomic segment of Bicyclus anynana chromosome 7, ilBicAnyn1.1, whole genome shotgun sequence:
TGGTTATCGTGAGTCGATATGAAACTAAATTCGGTttgatatttgtaaataataaatgtgaaaTGTGTGGTTGTTCAATAGgaaaaaccgtgatagcccaatggataatCTGTcttcgattccagagggtgtgggtttgaattctgtccggggcatgcacttccaacttttcagttgtgtgcattttaagaaattaaatatcacgtgtctcaaacggcgaaggaaaaacatcgtgaggaaacctgcataccaaagatttttttttaattctttagttAAGCGGAGGCCCTTTTGGGATCACATCACATTTTTTAATCTAAGCTGCATGATTTTAgatgtatttttcaaatgtaaGAAATTCGCCGGTCttctttttaaacaataaattccTCTTAATGTAGCCTATTTAGATTCTGTGCTAGATTGGAAAAtgaatctaattttttttagagcTAACAATGAATGGCTGATTTGTTTTAAGTACatgaaataaaacctttttaaacatgtttcaccattaatgtATCAATtattcgatttttaaaatatataatgtctATCCCTTGATCTTTTACAGGTACGGTGGAAATATTATGCTACGGCTTCACCTGACGAATAGACATCTCCGGGTAATGCCCTGGTGTATCTTACTGGGCCTGCAGCCAGCTTTCGCAGGAATTCTAGACCCGTTTAATTGGGCACGCTCTGACCGTATCGAGGTCAACATACCCTGGTTACCATGTAAGTAGCAATGTCCACAATTAAGTATAATGAGACACACCTTATTTGACTTAAATTGACATGGAATTTTAACAATCTTTACATTAAAATGTGACTACATTTTCATCAAGATTCTGCATGAGAGGGCAAAGTCTCGTTGATTTAATCAAGATTTATTTTTGCTTGACAAAATTAACCTCACTCACTAAAGTTAATATTACATTTGGAATGATCattatataaatctacaaagaagaaatattatatagagtCTTAGTTTCGCACAAAATTTCTTAACAGACTTTCtaaaaagtaggtaaaaatTTATTATGGCATATCTGATTTATACTCAGGTATCCATAGAAAAAAAGCTGAAGGGCGTCCGAtccgtagaaaaaaaaacagctagTAGGCTAGGTTAGTAACAACTTGTAATAACCTCGTTactgatacaagttgggaggagggtagtttatcaaaagttgttactaaccagatgttttttttactgttgcttaattaatagttatacaacttaacagccacaatgtgcTACAAATTGCGTGTTACATTATCTCGTCCCGACGCTCAGAACTTTTCATTTCCTggtcagttagctaccagaatcaaaaattttcgcaattaaaaaagttgaaatgaaattaaattaaattaaatgaaaatatactttattgtacaccgcaaagaaacatacaatacagaaaaataatggacaaaaagaaaatgcacaataggcggccttatcgctaaaaagcgatctcttccaggcaggttgatcgtctcatcgagatgaagctactcatgaaaaattaacttgatagtaatcagttgtaaaaaatgttctacggatctggagaatggaaaataataatttatacattttattattttttaccattatatatttttttaataatattaatagcgTAATTAATCAAGAACTTATTCAAGGTcctaatacataatttttaaattaagttttctatgaaatccttaattttatgatttacttCGGACCGATGTACTATACGAAACTATACGAAACTATACGAATGTACTAAACTAAtgccatgtactatacgaaattaatattgtttatattacattttatacgaGTCTACCACTACCCATAGATGAATTTTATCAGAGTATATGTTTCTATTTCAGTTGAAAATGAAACAAGGTGCTACGACGAGCTGGGCTGTTTGAATATAACAAGAAGTTGGTACCATCTCATTCACCGGCCGTTCAATGTGTTCCCTTTACCCAGAGTCGTCATCAACACCAGGTAACTATCAATCATTTATcactgggaggcttcggccgtggctacttaccaccctaccgacaaagacgtaccgccaaacgatttagcgttccggtacgatgtcgtgtagaacccgaaaggggtgtggattttcatcctcctcctaaataagttagcccgcttccatcttagattgcaacatcacttaccatcaggtgagattgtagtcaatggctaacttgtaaagaaggtCCACTACATCGCAAAACTTCCCACCTTTCAAGAgagggatatggaacttagacccaccacactgctccaggGCGGGTTGGCGAGTAGGCAGGCTAGCtatcaatacatatacatacttataaataaaattgaagtcgagagccgtgatagcccaatgaatatgacctctgcctcaggtTCAAATCGGGTCCGGAGCGTGCATctctaatttttcattttaaaaaattaaatatcacgtgtctcaaacgatgaaggaaaacaacgtgaggaaacctgcataccagagaattttcttatttctctgcgtgtgtgaagtctgccaatccacattgggcccgcatagtggactattagcctaaccatgttgagaggagactcgtgctcaacagtgagctgaatatggattgttaataatgataCCGGTATCTAAGTAAATTGCATCGCCATGATAAAATAAGAATGAGatcttttaacaaataaattcattcattacatccaaacattattaataattatatcataCCTCctcataatattttactaaaaactttttctccgcattgggccagcttggtggactattgaccttacTCCtcgcattctgaaaggagactcgagctcagctgtaaGCCGACTATGGCTTGATATCGATCTGCCTATTTATCTagactaatctctggaacggccaaaaactgatttaaatgggactttcactgggggatagaggagattattgaTTTCCGTATTGAGTACTTTTTTATTCCCAAAACTCCATTGTTTCTGTgggatttgtataaaacatgcggacgtagtcgcggacgtagtcgcggacgtccgctagtaagtaaataaaaaaaatattttcttttttacagaTTCATCTTATACTCCAAGAAGAACCCAACTGATGGGCAAATATTGAACGTTAACGTCAACAAAACCATCGCAAAATCGAACTTCAGTCCTACTAGACTGACGAAATTAATTATTCACGGATTCATCGACACACCGCTGTCTAATTgggtaaatattttatgtgtaaCATTTACCGTTTATACACGCTTACATGGAAATCTTTCTCTAAATCCAAAGGTTGTATTTTGCATAACACCTAAACCGCTATGAAAGATAAGCTTGCGTGTCGCAAAACATAATTgagctgttattttttttattattttcgtgGCATTTATTTGTACGTTTTTTTATTGGCCAATTACACTGCAtacataatgaaaaatattagtatttcgtcatattttttattctatgtatACAACACTTCcgtcttttatttttttgcatgcataactaaaatataaatacaatataacataactaaaatatatataagttaGCTATTGTTAATTTGTTACATTAATCTaacatttttacccgactgtaagaagggttatgattttcgcgcgtatcttgtatgtatgtacctatataattatatacgttagtatgtatgtaatattctttattacctcatatcgtccaaaccgctgaacgaatttacgtaattaatatatcgttagattcgtcttaataacccaagtgttcttagattgGTGAAGTTAAAAACCGTGGGCGAAAAAAaaggtgaaaaaaaatattttcgtgatcgtgatatgggtatcaaattcaagggctcattatgaggatttcaaaatggtatattatggccaaattaaaaaacctacaattataaaaacgttatttattaatcgctatacaaaacaaaatacgcTAGGCAGTcgggtatttttattttttagttattgacttcttaaaattataaaaaccgtAAGCTCAGGTGTACATGGAGTCATAAGCCAGTGAAAAAGGAGcttttttaagttattaaattaataacatacttttattttttgaattctaCAGGTTAGTGAAATGAAAGATGAGCTGGTGAAAGCTGGCGACTTCAATGTGGTCGTCGTAGACTGGGCCGGCGGAAGCTTGCCTCTTTACACACAGGCCACCGCCAATACAAGGCTAGTGGGACTAGAAGTGGCGCACTTTATAAATACACTACAGGTATGAACACACACATAATATGTGCAATTACTGTTATAGTGATCTCTATTTACCTACATtccacaattattttttattatcagaGTATTTGAGTGATCTAGACCAGCTCAATTTTATCAGcaatagtacaaaattatagtatagatatatttatatttaatttaccaAGTAAAGCCATTTCGCAAAGATTTTATGGCTTGGATTGAACTTAATGCTTACAGCCCCTTCAAACTGTTGTTTTTCCGGCGTAGGCATCCTCCATCGTACATACCCCAGCCTCTGTAGCCTGTACTATATTTGAGtaactgtttattttttaatttaactttacgaTTTATTTCAGAAAGATCATGGGTTGAACCCACTCGACGTTCATATCATTGGTCATTCCCTAGGCGCTCACACTGCAGGCTACGCCGGTGAACGAATAAAGGTTAGTTGTAAGAAAACTGAACATTACTTTGATCtgattaaagatatttatttctaattttcaaTCTTCATATTGTCTTTGATTTAGCTGTTATCATTTTAGGATTTGGGCAGAATTACCGGGCTCGACCCCGCTGAACCATACTTCCAAGGAATGCCCACCCATGTGAGGTTAGATCCTTCAGACGCCCAGCTGGTTGATGTCATACATACCGACGGGAAAAGCATTTTCCTTTTAGGTAAACGCCAGGAATAAAATCCGTAAACTCTTCTATGTTCTCTATGCTTTTTAATCGACTCATATTTAGATCACACATTAACAAtaccttcaaaatatgttttgaaaattgtttggCTTATTGCTGTACtttattaatatactaataatttctatgtatgtattatatgtaaataaaaacgcTGATGCCGCTGTGTCATACATTactgtatatatttaaaatatttacttattgtaTCCATTTATTGCTGTTATACTAATTTACCGACGTGTTTATTCCACGCGTGCGACAGATTTTGTATTTATGGCAGGATACGGGATGTCACAACCCGTGGGTCACTTGGACTTTTACCCGAACAATGGCAAAGAGCAACCGGGCTGCGACTTGACAGAAGGTCCACTAATCCCTCTGACGTTGGTCAAACAAGGCCTAGAAGAAGCTTCCAGAGTTCTCGTAGCGTGCAATCACGTCAGAGCTATCAAACTGTTTACAGAGTCTATCAACGGAAAATGTCCTTATATAGGTAAGGAGATAAACATATATCGTAATGGCAGCATGTTCTTTTCTTACTGCTGAAGTTTATCTAATCTTTATACATTTCAGGCCACCAATGTCCGTCGTACCAACATTTCGTATCAGGAAAATGTTTCCACTGCGGCCATGGGTGCGCCATAATGGGGTAAGTTACGTCCCTATTTTCGGTTTACTAATTTTCGTAAAAAAGAACATTCCAGTATATACTGAAACTCAAACACTTGATTGCTACAATATGTTAGAACTAAAATTCTACGTCGTCGTCGTCGATATGTACAAAGATGCATTGATGTCAGTTATTCTcgctaaaattcaaaatctatatttctttttactaaTTACTAGTAAGGATATgtaactcaaaaataaatttacttacatTTCTTTTCCACACATATATTTTGTACccccaaataaatataattcattatatatgaattatattaagtagaaaaaagaaatatagattttgaattttagcgAGAATAACTGACATCAATGCATCTTTGTAATCAccatgaatatgtatgtatgttttatagaTTCCACGCGGATAGTTCGCCTGGATTAATAACAAACAAGAACAATCAGTCGGAGAATGAGGTTTACCCTTCTGAAGAACAAGACACGATCGGTGCTAAGTATTTCCTTAATACGGGAAAGGAACTTCCATTCTGCCGTAAGTAAAGGCAAAACTGCATTTGTCTGTTTACTATAAGGTTATGTTTATTTTAGCAACATTGGTATGCTCCTTTCTAGCCTTATTCTGTAGGtaggttatattataaagaggaaatatttgattgtttgtttgcaataaAAATGCTCTGAAACTACggtaccgatttgaaaaattctttcagcataCATTATCACCATACTcgcaagggaacgggaactacgcaggtgaaaccgacggggcgtctgctagtaaattgGTAAagctgaaaaaaatatttgcaagaaaatgtttgttgaaGTGGTTGAAGGCTTTTAGGCCTTACCATCAGgcgggattgtagtcaagggctaacttgaaaaaaaaaaaaaagccagcAATAAAGCCAATACAGTTAGTTATACATGAAAAAAtcgtacatttatataatttacaatagttaaagtctttacaatttcttttacaaTATAATCCCTCATCtaatgaattaataattttcagaacGCCATTACAAAATTGTCGTTCACTTGGCAAATCCAAAGGGCGCCGAGTCTTGGGTGCAGGTATGAAATATTTGTTGAGAATCTATTATACAGTCTCAGCTAAGAATTAACTAATATCATTGTTATCAGGGTTTCCTAAAAGTCACTTTGCTATCGGATCGAGGAGTTATCAGAGGAATGGATCTCACTccaaataattatgttaagtatgtattaattacaaaatagATTTGTAGTTTATGTAAAGTATCTAATGTagatatctataaaatattgttggcGATTTGTTGCAGATTAGAGCACGGGACTTCATATACAATAGTTGTGACACATCCTATGGATTTAGGCGGTAAAGTTAGAAAAGTAAGtggaaaaaaaattgtctacccggtgtatagttaaaaaaatgatggagattttatattatatcctAATACaaccataaaatgttatatCAAAAACCTTAATAACGAATTGATCGACATAATGGATTCAATGTTTCGGACAATATACGACTACCTACTATCAATgataactttatactatagtaTAAAGTATCATTGCTTGCTATATCtactaaaatacaaacttaGAGAAGTACGTTCAACAATGTCTGCTAAAATCATAACCATATCTTTTGGATTCGCCCtagttaagtaaaaaataacgataaagtcaaagttcatttatttcatttgagcttagtttacaagcactttcgaaatgtcaggtaacaataataataacacttaaaattaaagttaccagGGTTCCACAACGCCTTGCTCCCAGAAGAGCTCACTACAAACCTTCGACTATAGTCAAAGCTACAAACTCAGATAGCGacaaatagatacctacttaccatataattataaaaacaatgcaAAATTAGAGTAAGCTTTAAGTAATATGATCTATTTCTACTGTCTTTGCAGGTAGAGCTATCGTGGGAGTACGATATGAATGTACTGGAGCCACGATCCCTTTGCATTTTATGGTGTAACGACCGCCTTTATGTGAAGTCGGTGCTCGTTGATCAAATGGAGCTGCCGAGTAGAGGGTAacgtttattattt
This window contains:
- the LOC112044629 gene encoding pancreatic triacylglycerol lipase isoform X1, with the translated sequence MLRLHLTNRHLRVMPWCILLGLQPAFAGILDPFNWARSDRIEVNIPWLPFENETRCYDELGCLNITRSWYHLIHRPFNVFPLPRVVINTRFILYSKKNPTDGQILNVNVNKTIAKSNFSPTRLTKLIIHGFIDTPLSNWVSEMKDELVKAGDFNVVVVDWAGGSLPLYTQATANTRLVGLEVAHFINTLQKDHGLNPLDVHIIGHSLGAHTAGYAGERIKDLGRITGLDPAEPYFQGMPTHVRLDPSDAQLVDVIHTDGKSIFLLDFVFMAGYGMSQPVGHLDFYPNNGKEQPGCDLTEGPLIPLTLVKQGLEEASRVLVACNHVRAIKLFTESINGKCPYIGHQCPSYQHFVSGKCFHCGHGCAIMGFHADSSPGLITNKNNQSENEVYPSEEQDTIGAKYFLNTGKELPFCQRHYKIVVHLANPKGAESWVQGFLKVTLLSDRGVIRGMDLTPNNYVKLEHGTSYTIVVTHPMDLGGKVRKVELSWEYDMNVLEPRSLCILWCNDRLYVKSVLVDQMELPSRGKRNVDFSSKLCTPKREYAEIPNRGSASFYENCGR
- the LOC112044629 gene encoding pancreatic triacylglycerol lipase isoform X2 codes for the protein MLRLHLTNRHLRVMPWCILLGLQPAFAGILDPFNWARSDRIEVNIPWLPFENETRCYDELGCLNITRSWYHLIHRPFNVFPLPRVVINTRFILYSKKNPTDGQILNVNVNKTIAKSNFSPTRLTKLIIHGFIDTPLSNWVSEMKDELVKAGDFNVVVVDWAGGSLPLYTQATANTRLVGLEVAHFINTLQKDHGLNPLDVHIIGHSLGAHTAGYAGERIKDLGRITGLDPAEPYFQGMPTHVRLDPSDAQLVDVIHTDGKSIFLLGYGMSQPVGHLDFYPNNGKEQPGCDLTEGPLIPLTLVKQGLEEASRVLVACNHVRAIKLFTESINGKCPYIGHQCPSYQHFVSGKCFHCGHGCAIMGFHADSSPGLITNKNNQSENEVYPSEEQDTIGAKYFLNTGKELPFCQRHYKIVVHLANPKGAESWVQGFLKVTLLSDRGVIRGMDLTPNNYVKLEHGTSYTIVVTHPMDLGGKVRKVELSWEYDMNVLEPRSLCILWCNDRLYVKSVLVDQMELPSRGKRNVDFSSKLCTPKREYAEIPNRGSASFYENCGR